The Rhodocytophaga rosea genome has a segment encoding these proteins:
- a CDS encoding transposase: MQNYRKTSHSLYDCKYHIVRITKYWKKILTGIVAERVRELIRSICKQYEVVL; encoded by the coding sequence ATGCAAAACTACCGAAAAACTTCCCATAGTTTGTATGATTGTAAATACCACATTGTAAGGATTACCAAGTATTGGAAAAAGATTTTAACAGGCATAGTAGCAGAGAGAGTAAGAGAATTAATACGAAGCATTTGTAAGCAGTATGAGGTAGTGCTATAG
- a CDS encoding glycerophosphodiester phosphodiesterase — MKKLSLLFFACVIFFISSESFAQQTLVLSNYTFSEHTTLIGTISDREPGSSTNLKLVGPSNSIFRIDKDKKLYIKQGRKDADALYKDVIIEFQTPQGKSTDTIRVVKDQFIRNQVIAHRGAWKQHGTSENSIAALQYAIKLGCMGSEFDVHMSADSILVVNHDHIVGQVPIETTSASQLAELKLSNGENLPTVAAYLKEGMKQNKTKLILEIKPSKISKERSIALARKVVEMVEALKSQGWTDYISFDYDICKTIMQLAPYAKVAYLNGDKSPAELANDRLFGLDYNYNVLKKNEQWLEEARKHKITVNVWTVNDKETMQWFLDRKADFITTNEPELLLGIIQK, encoded by the coding sequence ATGAAAAAATTAAGTCTACTTTTTTTCGCCTGTGTTATTTTTTTCATCTCCTCAGAATCTTTCGCACAGCAGACATTAGTACTTTCTAATTATACCTTTTCAGAACATACTACCCTTATTGGTACTATTTCTGACAGAGAGCCTGGAAGTAGTACTAATCTTAAGCTGGTAGGACCGAGTAATTCTATATTCAGGATCGATAAAGACAAAAAGCTGTATATTAAACAAGGACGCAAAGATGCGGATGCTTTATACAAAGACGTAATAATTGAATTCCAGACGCCGCAAGGAAAATCCACGGATACGATACGGGTGGTGAAAGATCAATTTATCCGCAATCAGGTAATTGCCCACCGTGGGGCATGGAAGCAGCACGGCACTTCTGAAAACTCTATTGCTGCCTTGCAATATGCGATTAAATTAGGATGTATGGGGAGTGAATTTGATGTGCATATGTCGGCAGATTCTATATTAGTTGTTAATCATGATCATATCGTTGGCCAGGTGCCTATTGAGACTACTTCGGCTTCCCAGCTGGCTGAATTGAAACTAAGTAATGGAGAGAATTTGCCTACCGTAGCAGCCTACCTAAAAGAAGGCATGAAGCAGAATAAAACTAAGCTGATTCTGGAGATAAAGCCTTCTAAAATAAGTAAAGAACGCTCTATTGCTTTAGCCCGGAAAGTGGTAGAAATGGTAGAAGCCCTGAAATCCCAGGGATGGACCGACTATATCAGTTTTGATTATGATATCTGTAAAACCATCATGCAACTGGCTCCTTATGCAAAAGTAGCTTATCTGAATGGCGACAAATCCCCAGCAGAGCTGGCAAATGATAGACTATTTGGCCTGGATTATAACTATAATGTACTGAAAAAAAATGAACAATGGTTAGAAGAAGCCAGAAAGCACAAGATTACTGTAAATGTCTGGACGGTGAATGATAAAGAGACTATGCAGTGGTTTCTGGACAGGAAAGCAGATTTTATTACCACCAACGAACCGGAGTTATTACTGGGTATCATTCAAAAATAA
- a CDS encoding FAD-dependent oxidoreductase — protein MNRRRFIESLSIASGALTYGLGSIYSSSVYAKNTFLASEYLADVVIAGGGLGGVAAAMASLRNGLRVVLTEETDWLGGQISQQGVPPDEHQWIETHGATKLYRDFRTAVREYYKRYYPLMVEARARVNLNPGDGAVSRLCHEPRVTLAVLQDMLNAYISSGQLTLLMEHKITGADTTGDKVASLKAKSRRSGKEVTLLAPYFIDATELGDLLALTKTEYVTGTESRKETRELHAPEKADPHNEQAFTVCFAMDYVAGANFVGDKPAGYDFWRNHTPKLTPAWSGKLLDLHYSSPSTLESKALGFHPEGIATGNALNLWNYRRIINKNNFKPEAYAGDITIVNWPQNDYMLGKLTDVPEKDFNKHVEHAKQLSLSLFYWLQTEVPRPDGGQGWKGLRLRGDVMGTEDGMAKYPYVRESRRIKAVFTVLEEHVGAANRALITGKESGNTAADFYDSVGIGYYHIDLHPSSGGNNYIDFASLPFQIPLGALLPRRMENLLPANKNIGTTHLTNGCYRLHPVEWSIGEAVGLLVNYCLNKKIIPRAVREKAVVLEDFQTIIRSQGIETHWPK, from the coding sequence ATGAACCGCAGAAGATTTATTGAATCGCTTTCTATTGCAAGTGGCGCCTTAACGTACGGATTAGGCAGTATCTACTCCTCAAGCGTTTATGCAAAAAATACTTTTCTTGCCAGCGAGTACCTGGCTGATGTAGTGATTGCCGGAGGTGGGTTAGGCGGTGTGGCTGCAGCAATGGCTTCACTGCGGAATGGTTTACGGGTAGTGCTTACTGAGGAAACCGACTGGCTAGGCGGACAAATCTCCCAGCAGGGTGTGCCTCCCGATGAACACCAATGGATAGAAACCCACGGAGCAACCAAACTCTACCGAGATTTCCGTACGGCAGTCCGGGAGTATTATAAACGCTACTATCCCTTAATGGTCGAAGCCAGAGCAAGAGTCAACTTAAACCCCGGCGATGGGGCAGTTTCCAGATTATGCCATGAACCCCGGGTAACACTAGCAGTGCTACAAGATATGCTGAATGCCTACATAAGTTCGGGGCAACTCACGCTCCTGATGGAGCACAAAATAACCGGGGCAGACACGACAGGCGATAAGGTAGCTAGCCTGAAAGCAAAAAGCAGACGCAGTGGCAAAGAAGTTACCCTTTTAGCGCCTTACTTTATAGATGCAACCGAACTGGGAGATCTGCTTGCATTAACCAAAACCGAATATGTAACCGGCACAGAATCCAGAAAAGAAACGCGGGAATTACATGCACCTGAAAAGGCAGATCCCCATAATGAGCAAGCTTTTACTGTTTGCTTTGCCATGGATTATGTAGCTGGAGCTAATTTTGTGGGAGATAAACCTGCTGGATATGACTTCTGGCGGAATCATACTCCGAAATTAACGCCTGCCTGGTCAGGTAAATTACTGGACCTGCACTATTCCAGCCCTTCTACCCTGGAATCTAAAGCGTTAGGATTTCATCCGGAAGGTATAGCTACAGGCAATGCTCTTAACTTGTGGAATTACCGCCGGATCATTAACAAAAATAATTTTAAGCCTGAAGCTTATGCTGGCGATATAACCATTGTAAACTGGCCACAGAACGACTATATGCTCGGCAAGTTAACCGATGTTCCAGAAAAAGATTTCAACAAACATGTGGAGCATGCTAAACAACTCAGCTTATCTCTTTTTTACTGGCTTCAAACCGAAGTACCCCGCCCCGATGGAGGCCAGGGATGGAAGGGACTGCGCCTACGGGGCGACGTAATGGGCACCGAAGATGGGATGGCCAAGTACCCCTATGTCCGTGAATCCCGCCGGATTAAAGCGGTGTTTACGGTGCTGGAAGAACATGTAGGGGCAGCCAACAGAGCCTTGATTACAGGCAAAGAATCCGGAAATACGGCCGCTGATTTTTATGACAGTGTAGGCATTGGTTATTACCACATTGATCTGCATCCCAGCAGTGGCGGAAATAATTATATAGATTTTGCTTCATTGCCTTTCCAGATTCCCTTGGGCGCCTTGCTTCCCAGACGGATGGAAAATTTGCTTCCGGCTAACAAAAATATCGGTACTACCCACCTTACCAATGGTTGTTATCGCCTGCATCCGGTAGAGTGGAGCATAGGAGAAGCAGTAGGTTTACTGGTAAACTATTGCCTCAACAAGAAAATTATTCCCAGAGCTGTACGGGAAAAAGCTGTCGTGCTGGAAGATTTTCAAACAATAATCCGTTCACAAGGTATAGAAACTCACTGGCCCAAATAA
- a CDS encoding transposase, producing the protein MLPLQQFFTTESLSWQGTYYHFNEWVKDGSWSKVWIAILSAHKDKLDLSSMQLDGSHTPCKQGGEAIGYQARKKTKTTNSLFLADNQGNMLACATPQEGQHHDLFNIQTLFEELCQMLTKAGIDLKGLFLNADAGFDSKELRKICKEKQIEANIALNSRNSVSQSEEYVYFDEELYKCRTVIEHANAWMDSFKALLVRFEKKTTTWLALLLLAFSVRFLRKIKQKSKS; encoded by the coding sequence ATGCTGCCTCTACAGCAGTTTTTTACTACAGAAAGCTTAAGCTGGCAAGGCACTTATTATCATTTTAATGAATGGGTCAAAGATGGTTCCTGGAGTAAAGTATGGATTGCTATTCTGTCTGCTCATAAAGATAAACTGGATTTGTCAAGCATGCAGTTGGACGGCAGTCATACCCCTTGTAAACAAGGTGGAGAGGCAATAGGCTACCAGGCAAGAAAAAAGACAAAAACCACTAACAGTTTGTTTTTAGCCGATAATCAAGGAAACATGCTAGCCTGTGCTACACCACAAGAAGGTCAGCATCATGATTTGTTCAATATTCAAACGCTATTTGAAGAGCTTTGTCAGATGCTTACCAAGGCAGGGATTGATTTGAAAGGTCTATTTTTAAATGCCGATGCAGGCTTTGACTCAAAGGAACTAAGAAAGATATGTAAGGAAAAACAGATTGAGGCTAACATAGCTCTTAATTCCAGAAATAGTGTATCACAAAGTGAAGAGTATGTATACTTTGATGAAGAGCTATATAAATGCAGAACAGTGATTGAACATGCCAATGCCTGGATGGATAGCTTCAAAGCACTGCTAGTCAGGTTTGAAAAGAAAACCACTACTTGGCTAGCCTTATTACTGTTAGCTTTCTCAGTCCGTTTTTTACGTAAAATCAAGCAAAAATCTAAATCCTAA
- the fdhA gene encoding formaldehyde dehydrogenase, glutathione-independent: MSSNKGVAYIKPGVVEVQNIDYPKLALGDRKCHHGVILKVVSTNICGSDQHMVRGRTTAPEGLVLGHEITGEVIEAGRDVEFIKVGDLVSVPFNIACGRCRNCKEGRTGICLNVNPARPGAAYGYVDMGGWVGGQAQYVMVPYADFNLLKFPDKDQALAKIKDLTLLSDIFPTGYHGAVTAGVGPGSIVYVAGAGPVGLACAASSQLLGAACVIVGDMIPERLEQARSFGCETIDLRKDVSLAEQIEAIIGVPEVDAAVDCVGFEARGHGHNCQHEQPATVLNSVMEVTRAGGAIGIPGLYVTGDPGAKDDNAKIGMLNIRIGLGWAKSHAFYTGQCPVMKYHRQLMQAILYDKIQIAKAVNVQVISLENAPNGYKDFDKGAAKKYVLDPHGMVPA, from the coding sequence ATGTCTAGCAACAAAGGAGTAGCGTATATCAAACCCGGGGTGGTGGAAGTACAAAACATTGATTATCCTAAGTTAGCCCTTGGCGACCGTAAATGCCACCATGGGGTTATCTTAAAAGTGGTTTCTACCAACATTTGTGGCAGCGACCAGCACATGGTACGGGGCAGAACGACGGCACCGGAAGGCCTGGTATTAGGACATGAAATTACAGGCGAGGTAATTGAGGCCGGCAGAGATGTAGAATTTATTAAAGTAGGTGACCTGGTTTCAGTACCTTTTAATATTGCCTGCGGAAGGTGCCGCAACTGTAAAGAAGGACGAACCGGTATTTGCCTGAATGTGAACCCAGCCCGGCCAGGAGCTGCTTACGGCTATGTGGATATGGGAGGATGGGTAGGAGGACAGGCGCAATATGTAATGGTTCCGTATGCTGATTTTAACCTGTTGAAGTTTCCTGATAAAGACCAGGCTCTGGCAAAAATAAAAGATCTTACACTGCTATCTGATATATTTCCAACCGGATATCATGGCGCAGTTACCGCAGGAGTGGGTCCGGGTTCGATTGTATATGTGGCCGGAGCAGGTCCGGTCGGATTGGCCTGTGCAGCTTCCAGCCAGTTACTAGGAGCAGCTTGCGTCATTGTAGGAGACATGATTCCCGAAAGGCTGGAGCAGGCCAGAAGTTTTGGCTGCGAAACCATTGACTTACGGAAAGATGTGTCTCTGGCAGAGCAAATAGAAGCAATAATAGGTGTACCGGAAGTAGATGCAGCTGTAGATTGTGTAGGTTTTGAGGCACGTGGACATGGACATAATTGTCAGCATGAACAACCGGCTACTGTGCTCAATTCGGTCATGGAAGTGACCAGAGCTGGGGGCGCCATTGGTATTCCCGGCCTGTATGTAACCGGCGACCCAGGTGCTAAGGATGATAATGCTAAAATCGGGATGCTCAATATCCGGATCGGTCTGGGATGGGCTAAATCTCATGCATTCTATACTGGCCAGTGCCCCGTTATGAAATACCACCGCCAGCTAATGCAGGCCATTTTGTACGATAAAATACAGATTGCCAAAGCCGTAAATGTGCAGGTAATCAGCCTGGAAAACGCCCCTAACGGATATAAGGATTTTGACAAAGGAGCAGCGAAAAAGTATGTACTTGACCCTCACGGAATGGTGCCTGCTTAA
- the fdhD gene encoding formate dehydrogenase accessory sulfurtransferase FdhD: protein MAIAAIKYTAGKPQETLESLAREEALQIKINCRAYTITMRTPGQDDKLALGLLFTEGIIHSREDILSVSQIPAPHGDHTLVVEVTIREEVVRGKNLFNRSIASSASCGVCGKTELCDLVSPQQIITTSKKLDICLIPELLQQMHARQSVFEHTGGSHAAALFSIEGKLLSVQEDIGRHNAVDKVIGELFLDNLLSQADILFVSGRVSYEIVAKCAQAGIPFLLAVSAPSSLAVEFCQKKGITLVGFCRENRATVYANEGNILQQANMLQTFNNQPHETSYF, encoded by the coding sequence ATGGCAATAGCAGCAATTAAATATACAGCAGGCAAGCCGCAGGAAACACTGGAATCTCTGGCCAGGGAAGAAGCATTACAGATAAAAATTAATTGCCGGGCTTATACCATTACCATGCGAACCCCCGGCCAGGATGACAAACTTGCCCTTGGCCTGCTTTTTACCGAAGGCATTATTCATTCTCGGGAGGATATACTTTCTGTATCGCAAATTCCTGCGCCACATGGCGATCATACGCTGGTTGTAGAGGTAACTATAAGAGAGGAAGTAGTAAGAGGAAAAAACCTATTTAACCGTTCCATTGCTTCCAGTGCTTCCTGCGGTGTATGTGGCAAAACAGAACTGTGTGACCTGGTAAGTCCTCAACAAATAATTACCACTTCCAAAAAACTGGATATCTGCTTAATTCCGGAACTATTGCAGCAAATGCATGCCAGGCAGTCGGTTTTTGAGCATACTGGTGGTTCTCATGCAGCAGCCCTATTCAGTATTGAGGGAAAATTACTATCTGTGCAGGAAGACATTGGCCGCCATAATGCCGTAGATAAAGTAATAGGCGAGTTATTTCTTGACAATCTACTGAGCCAGGCCGACATTCTGTTTGTAAGCGGAAGAGTATCCTATGAAATTGTAGCAAAATGTGCCCAAGCCGGTATACCATTTCTACTCGCCGTATCTGCCCCTTCCTCGCTGGCTGTAGAGTTCTGCCAGAAGAAAGGCATTACACTGGTTGGTTTTTGCCGGGAAAACAGGGCCACTGTGTATGCGAATGAAGGTAATATCTTGCAACAGGCCAATATGCTGCAAACTTTCAATAACCAGCCTCATGAAACCAGCTACTTCTAA